One Citrus sinensis cultivar Valencia sweet orange chromosome 5, DVS_A1.0, whole genome shotgun sequence genomic window, AAGCTTAGCTTCCATAAAATCAGCATGTCTAAAATATCTGGCCTTCAGGATTTTGGTGACTGATGAATCATGGTTTTGAAGTAATCTCCACCCTTGCATCGCCACCAAGGCTTGGTTGAAGCTTGAGAAATCTTTAAAGCCTAAtccccctctaatttttgcaTGGCTGATTTTCTCCCATTTTGTCCAGTGTATCCCCTTCTTATCTTCTTTGGAACTCCACCAGAATCTTGCAATTGCTCGCTGAATATCATTGCTTACTGTTAGGGGCATTTTGAAAACGCTCATGGCATATGCTAGTACTGCTTGAGCTACAGCTTTGATCAAAACCTCTTTGCCTCCGCTAGAAAAGAATTTGTGTTGCCAGCCCAAAATTTTAGTCAATACTTTGAGGTTAATGTCGTTGAAGAAGCTAGTTCTCTTTGTCCCCACCATCGAGGGCAGCCCCAGATATCTTTCATGTCTAGACACTACATTCAGCTGAAAAATCCTTTCGATTGCCTCTCTCTGTCCATCCGAGGCATTTCCCCCAAAAAATATTGATGACTTGTCGTAATTGAAAAGTTGGCCAGAAGCTGAAGTATAACACTCAAAGATTGCTTTCAATTTGTTACAATCTTCAGTTGAGGCTCTTGTAAACACTAAGCTGTCATCCGCAAAGAGTAGATGAGAGATTGTAATATTTCTGGTTAACGTCAGGCCATGAATTAAATTATGTCATTCAGCCTGCATCAGTAGGTTGGAGAAAACTTCTACacacattaaaaacaaataggGGGAAAGAGGGAACCCTTGCCTTAGCCCTCTTTGAGGTTGTATCAGCCCCTTAGCAACTCCTATTATGATAATAGAAAAGGAAGGGGTGGTTATACAGTCCATAACAAGCCTAATCCATTTATCAGAAAAACCAAGTCTCTCCATTGTATGTTTCAAGAACAACCACTCTATTCGATCGTATGCTTTGCTAATATCTAGCTTCAAGGCAACTAGCCCTTTCTTTTTACTCTTACTATGCCTAATTTTGTGCAAACATTCAtaaccaataataatattatcagtTATTAATCTATTTGGTACAAAGGCACTTTGTGTTGGGGATATTATCTCATGAAGTACTTGCTTCAACCTATTAGAAATCACTTTAGCTACTAATCTATAAATTGCATTGCATAAGCTAATAGGTCTGAATTCAGTCACTTTCCTAGGCCTTGCCGTCTTAGGAATCAAAGCAATATGTGTGTGATTAAGTGGAGCTATGGTACCTTGTTCATTTAAGACATAAAGGCATGTTGCAAGGACTTCGTCTTTGACTGCTTCCCAGTGCTTCTGAAAGAAAACGACTTGTAATCCATTTGGTCCTGGGGCCTTTGTTGGGCCCATCTGAAAAAGGGATGTTGTGATTTCCTCTACTGTGTAGTGTTGTTCTAAGAAAGTGTTCATCTTTGTGGTGACTTTTGGGCTTAACCCTTGCAATGCTGCATTGATCTGGTCGTTCCCTAGACTTGAAGTAGTGAATAACTCTTGAAAATATTCACAAAACCTCATTTTAACCTCATCTTTATCCTTATGCCAAATCCCCGATCTGTCTTCAATGCCTTCGATCTTGTTCTTCCGCTTTCTAGATGATGCTTTGGCATAGAAGAACTTGGTATTCTTGTCCCCTCCCTTTAACCAATCAGCCCTCGATATTTGTTTCCAGTACATCTCTTCATCCATCAACATTCTCTGAATTTTCTTCTCAATGCTTAttatgtcattttctttttcatactGACAACTGTTTTCTTTTGCATCCTGAAGCTTCTTTATTAGCTCTTTCAACTTTTTGTTCCTGTCCCCGAATTCTTCCCTGCTCCACACTTGCAATTGAGCCATGGAATTTTTGGCAACTGTTTTGAACATCTGCACAGGGCTGGTTCTTGTGTTTGTATGCCATTTGAACCATTCATTTTTCACTATGTCCTTACATGCCTCATAAGAACTCCACATGTCTTCGTAATGAATTCTACGAACATGTTTCCTCTCATATTCCAGGCTCTGCTCCTTTTCTTTAGCTTCCATCATGACCGGGCAATGATCGAATTCCCAATGGACCAAATTTGTTGAGAGATCATCATAAAATTCAGCTCTCCACTCTTGATTACAGAGGAATCTATCTAACTTTTCTTCTATGAGATATGGTCCAAATTGTCGATTAGACCAAGTGAAAGGGTGCCCTCTACTTCCTAAGTCAATCAATCTACATTTTTTCAGCGCATCCCTGAAATCAGTTATCACTCTCGCATCTCTTTGAACACCTCCTGTTTTCTCATTCAAGTTCAAAATCTCATTAAAGTCCCCAAAACATAGCCATGAGAGGGCAAACAAACCTGTTAGCCTTTTCAGTAGAGTCCAAGTGTACTTTTTCTGCTGAGTTTCCGGGTGCCCATAAATCCCTGTGCACCTCTACAACTTCCCATCTGCTCTTTGCACTTGCATGTCTATGTGATGCCTACTGTAAGATGTGATTCTAACATCAATGTCCGAGCTCCATATTAGAGCTAGGCCACCACTTTTCCCAATTCTATCTACTGCAAAAGAATTATCAAGCTTCAACCTTCTACAAACTTCTTTAACCTGCACTGACATTAATTTTGTCTCGTATAAGAACAACAATTGAGGTTTGTGCAGGTGGAGAATTTTTTTCAGAGCTAGGAGCGTTCGGGGATTCCCCAAACCCCGAACGTTCCAACTTATAATCCTCATGGCTGTCGGCGGGGCTGGCTGCCAGCCTCTGCCGATTCATTTTCTGTGGTTGTCTCCTTGCCATGCTCTGCATTTCTTGCTTCTTCCTCCTCTTGCTCTTTAactgaaaaatatgaagaccAAATAGTTCCCTCGACATTGCTCAGAGCTTTCATTCTTTTACATTTCGGGCTTCTTATTTCTTGTGTTTCTATGGGCCTTTTAAGTGATATTGGTCCACTGTTCCGACTCTCTGCAATTAAACTTCCCCTTGCCTGtgatttccatttttttattttcctaacTTTACCTCCCACAGAAACTTCCATTCCTTTATTCTTGGTTGTCTGGCCCATGTCATTTTCCACTTCTTCGCGGCCCACTAAGCCTACTTTTCCAGTTTCATTTTCCATCCTGTTTTCCCGCCTTTCTTGCTTGTTGTTTCCCACTACAGTGCTCATTTCTCTAGACAATTTCTCTGCATCTGTTATCTCTGCTACTCTGCTGCCCTCTATAGCTAGTTATTCCTCACCCTTCCCAGTGTGCATTAATGATCCTTCCTGTAGCCCTTCCACGTGGTCAACCCTCATTGGCTCTGTGCTAGGACCCGTAAGATATCGGGTTAACCCAGATCCTCCTTCCAAACCTTGCTTCCCCAGACCCGTTTCTGTTTGCCTCTGTTCTTGCTGTTCTTATGGTTCATGATTTGTTGCTGTATTCTACATGGTCAACCCTCATTGGCTCTGTGCTAGGACCCGTAAGATATCGGGTTAACCCAGATCCTCCTTCCAAACCTTGCTTCCCCAGACCCGTTTATGTTTGCCTCTGTTCTTGCTGTTCTTGTGGTTCATGATTTGTTGTTGCCGATTGTGATTTTTGCTTAGCATTCCAATAATCTTGGTTTGTTTTCTGCTTGACTCATTCCATCTTTGTTAACGCCTTCATCCAAGCTTCATATGGTAGTTCATCCTTTAGCTGCCCGTGCTTGGTTGAGTTAAGAGTTTGGTTAGTGAATGGTTTAGGGAGAGATTGTCGGTCTCTCTTCTACTGAAATCAATATGTGCCACTTACTTCGtgttatttgataatatttaaaaatctcagtggcaccaaaaattgaaagaaaaaaagggtaaacaagttatttatttgataatttatgttgaggataatatatatatattaactaTAAAGAAGCAAATGTCAATATTGGGGCTTTatcaaataaagaaagagTATGGGCTTCGCTAAGGaagaaatgtttaaattttacagaCTCAGTAGACTCCAAAATTCTTTGATAATAACACTGGGGCTTTGTTAAGTCCCAAGGTTTGAAAAACCATCCCTTAGGGAAAATGTTTAGAGCCAAACCAAAAACCCCTTTTAACTACAAAGAAGCCACATGTTACAAATGTGGAAAGAAATGCCATACTGCAAAATTTTGTCGAATGAGCAGAAAGCTCCATGAGCTTGGCCTAAACGAAGAGATATTTTCTAAAGTTGCCCCTTTACTAATAGAGTCCTctgactctgagtcttccatgacGGGAGATAGTGAGTCTCTACAGATTGatgagttaaaaaattaaaaattggttattaaaattttaatattgacaTTTGCTTTTTGCCTGAATATTCACACACTTTCCACGATCCCGGTCCTTATtggtgtatatatatatatatataccaatatatattataagaaagtttacaaaataataaaaagtataagaaaaatattttattttttattcacaccaaaatatatatttttttatttttattttcatttatacaattgatttaatttataataaatatgaataaaagtttATATGAAAACAAAGGTAATACTGTAAAATTTTACTATCGGGGGATTATTGACTACTATGAAAACagtaaaagaataaatgatatatattaattttgataaggTGAACTGACGAACTCCCAATGCGTTAATATGCCTAATAAATGAACtgatttagattattttttttaaggaagaGGAATATTTTTGTCCCTCTTAGAATTTCTTTACGACTTGGGtccttcataaaattttaataccaTCCACGACACTAAAATGTTAATCGAAAAGGCACGCAGTTGAATGGTAAATAACCAAATATGATCTTTTAACATACAATTGACTTGGAAggtataaaaattaaaacaaattaatttatatgttaaGATATCACATTTACTCCtttttatgttcatttttcattaatgttttaatgccacgaataaaattgagtattaaaaatcaataagtGAATCAGTTTATACAAGAAGTTCTAATAAGAGTTTAACGTGCTAATAtccctttttaaaaatttacgaacaacttatttttaaattttgaacacaaagggaggaagaaatatataaaatatcattttgattaattatttcagATTCGTATACAATTTAATTCTATTTAGCActtattaatgatttaaaacTCTAGAATACAAATCATAAACAGTTTGCAACTTCAGCTATGAAAATCTTATCGTTATCTCGAATCACTTCAATTGAGTCAATTTCTGCTCCTGCTTCATCTGTCACCATTGCATTCATTGCATCGAAACCAAATTTTTCACCTattagaaaggaaaaagaaaagaattataaataaatggagatcgtgtgtgtgtgtatataaatatttctGGTCTGAGATTTTAAAGTATGGGAAAAGTttagaaaaacttaaaaatcacaggattttaaaatgttaaaacttaaaacgcTAAAATCGCACGGTTTATACATTTTTCTGGACGtttccgcactttaaaattatggattagaacatttatatatatatatatattagtagtTTTCTGGTCCGAGATCATAAAGTGCGGAAAACGTCcgagaaaactttaaaaccgtAGGATTTTAAATGCTTCAAACTTAAAGCACTTAAATCGCATGGTTTATACGTTTTTTCGAACGTTCCCgcacattaaaattttggattggaacatttctaatatatatacataaagaGGACGAAGTTTGAAgcagtaaaaatatttcaagcCAATCAAGCTTACTAAATTTGAAAACCTTTGCAAACCCTTATTTATCGTGAATGCCTAAAAGTTAATGGTGCCAAACCATCTGTAAAATAAGTCAcaattataaaacatatattttttttcaattttaaacaaaatcaatctaACAAAGGCCATAATCGAGTGgtttttgagaatttttatttaatttgccACTCAAATTCAAATCATGAGGGAGATaagagacaaaaaataaatttaaactttaccCACCCcttaatcataaaaaaggaaaatcgaTATGATCTCTTGCCTTAAATATAATAAGTTAAAGTTAATTATCTTCTAGTTTCAGGAATACTCTAGCCCACCAACTCTTTTGTACGAATTGTTgtgatataatattattagataAATGAAAATACTATGTGACCtatatgattcttttttttatttcttttatttatttaaaataatttgtatagaGAATTTGTGGCTCTAACCAGGGGCGGATGCAGCTTGTGACAGCCCCCActggcaaaaaaaaatttaaaaataaaagaaaaaatattttatctttttaattagccccattaaatttattaaaatagtcactataaattataaacctcataaaatttaaactttaatttttaagaattataaaaaccTATatcttagttaaaaataacGATAGCCCAccacccaaaatattttatattgtcaaaaatatgattaattcttccagtttctataataatagtaaagtGAATGTCTTCAATAATGAAACTTATGATGAATCATCTTTGAAATCGAATAGGATAAATGATAGTTTGGTTGTTTATATaggaaacaataaatttaataatattgataatgagtctattgcataatatttttaaaatatgaaaatgcatagagaataattataaatgtattagcaaatattttatatattcaaaattttagttttttatattttactattatctaatttagcctcctgtaaattatttttctaaatccgCTACTAGCTCTAACATTACTCATTATAGTTCaacctcccccccccccccccccaaaaaaaacaaaaaataaaacaaaataacactTCGGTCTGGGGTTAGAATATTTACCAGCAATTTTCTTGAGCTCCTCGAGTGAATTTGGCAACTTTATTAACCTCCCAGCTTCCATGCAACAAGCCTGTTTCCTAACAAGAGGATGCCCTCTATATATACTTACCCTTTGACAATTCCCTCCCTTTGATTTTCCCTCTTTGGcctcaaaatcaattatttcaaGCTTTTTCAAAAGCACTTCATTTTGTGTGCTATTATCATCATGCACCGTGATCCTATGTCCAATCTCTCTTTTCTGAAGCATATCATTCAaatttgttgaagaaaattcACACTTGTTTGCACCAACAACATCTGACCCGTTCATCACCAAAAAATTTACCATTTCAACATTGTTTTCGGCCATGGCAATTTCTATTGCTGTTCGGCCATGCCGGTCTTTTGAATCAACATTTAGTCCGTATTTTACGAGTTCTTCCATCACCGACATGTCGTTTCTTTTTTCCGCCGTGCATAGGAGGTCGCCGGCGGTATAGGGATCGGAGATGGCGGTGCAGTGGTAGAGGATCCGGAATATGGAATGGTGTTTAGATGATATAGCTTCCCATAAGGCAGTGTTACCATTCATATCTAGTAGTATAATTATGTCATATGATAAATTATacataaatataatgtaatctattaaaaataaaactaagttTAGGGAAGTGTAGTAATGGAATTTGATTTTACCTCTCAAGTGTACGTTGGATGCGTGCTTGAGGAGTACCAATACACATTCTTCATGCCCTTTTGATGCTGCTATGTGCTGATGAATAATCACAAAGTAAAACAAATTGTATCATAGTTAACAATTAATgtcttaatttgattattgtttgcttattttctAATGAGTAAATGGTCGTTTATTTAGTTCCCTAtaatttgagttaattatctaattaatcttctatttttaagaaattacccaaaatatttgtgtagttaatttcataattattgaatatgaCTTTACAAGgatatattatttatgtttgatattatttaaaaatacagcAAATATGACATGCAAGAAGTGAAAAGTAGAtgataatcaaatatataatatggACCATTTGGGTAATTTTTGAGATTATAGGAATTGGATAATATTAGCTCAAATCAAAGGGATTATACAAgcatttacacattttttaattgatgaaGATATTGTTCAATCTTTAATAGATTATATAGACTAGggattttatataaattaaccTTAAATTAAGCAAGTGTGTGATGACAAATCTTCATAAACTGGAAGATGTGGAAACATACCAATGGAGTTCTTCCTTTGGAGTCTCCAATATCAGGATCCAATCTTGCCTTGAGAAGCTCATCTAGAAAAGCAGCATTGCCTGTGCTTGCAACAGTAAGCAAATTGACTGACATGTTTGGATCACCATCTTCTTCTCCACTCTCCGCTATTAAATCTCCAATATTTAAATCCTTTAACTTCTTGTGTTGCTGCATGCAATGCAACACATATTTTCATCCTTAGATTTGCAAGAAAGCAGTGACCAATAACATAGCAAAAATTGGCTAAGAATTTATATATTCTTTCAGAAGCTGATGAATCAATAATTATGCTAACCTGAAGGAAGTTTTTGAGAATGGAAACATTGTCTTCTTGTTTGCTCTGCATTGCTTCAATTAAAGCACTGGTTTTGAGCCTCAAGAGCTGTGAGAGTGTTTTTGttctatatgtatatatttgtGGCCTGCAGCAAAGTGCACCAACTTCTCCAAACATGTCACCTGTCTGTAGAGTCCCTACAGCAATCTCTTTTTCCATTTCATAATCAATCATCTCAACTTCTCCAGATACAATTATATAAACATCATCTGGTGCTTCATTTTGCATTATCACATCTTCTCTTGGTGGTATGTACTCTGCTTTCATCTTTGCTACCTGACGAAATTGACTTTATCATAAGAgctaactatttttttttctttttaatgaaaaagaaataatattaagaCATTGGATTCATCATTCATAGGTAAATTAAAGCTCCTTTAGCCCATAGGATTTGAGCTAATTACTTTGTTAGTctctataattttagaaattagcAGCATctctattttatatatgtttctattaaattaaaacatattaaattattctctATTTTTCATTGGTTGCATGTACGATTTTGTACAAAATACATTTTACCTTAAAAAGTTAGATCCAATAACAATAAAAGTAACCATAGAGATGTTTTaggaaattttcaaaaattacagAGACCAACTTAGCAATTTGTTCAAACCTTAGTcactaaaacaaaatttaccatTTCTGGAAACGTGCACCATAtaagttttctcttttaatttcataaaatcataaaatttttaaaagatataacCCAATTGGTTTACTGGAATTTCACTATGGTCCAAGAAAATTCCATGgcaaattctaaaaaatataatgttaatttcTCACCAGGAGCACAATTATTTCCTTGGAGACATCTTTGAAAAGATAGACTTTCTCCACAGTATGCAAAAACAAATGCTGGCAAATGCTTTTGCAAATAGACTTTGGTAGCTGTTCAATCAACTGATGCTGATTCAAACTCTCAGCCTTGAATCTTAAACACATGTAAGCCAAAATCTGCTTCTTAAGCCTTGGAGGCAACCGATTTCTACCTACAAAATTTGATGCTGCTTCAATACTATTCCTCTGcaacataagaaaaaaaaaatcaaacaaaaagtcaaaaaccaataaataaaatgttttataaATTCTAGAATCTTGCCTTCAAAATGGAGAAGTTTAAGCATAAAGTACATACCATCAGTCTTTATCTAATGCAGACATCcgttatattttacttttattttaaaataaaagattgaaCACTAGTCTTTTCGtgttttagtaattttttaatataaaaaattatgcatcGTCCTTGAACgacaaaaaggaaatgaaTATCTACACCAcataattcttaattattgGACATTCATACCAACAATATAACAATATATGTATGACGTCTAAATTTGAAAGAtggaaatcaaaattttcatcacaTTTATCAAGTCTTATAGTAATAAAACTCTTTAGTTTTAGGCAACATGTTTCAAATTATGTGGAAAACTAGAATAGAACatgtaaattgaaaattaaatcaaatagaaaaataacttgagaataataataaaaaatatgaaaaatgtgACGAAAAGTTTGGTGCGCGCGTATAGCGCTTTATACTGCGAATTACTTACGAATTCCAT contains:
- the LOC102611838 gene encoding potassium channel AKT2/3; the encoded protein is MEMNFIPYHHHLVKSRSNHHHLKNNHLREEEGDDASLSLRNLSKLILPPLGVSSYNQNQTKSKWIISPMDSRYRCWETFMVLLVAYSAWVYPFEFAFLHSSPDKKLYIADSIVDLFFAIDIFLTFFVAYIHRRSQLLVREPKKIALRYIKTWFLMDVASTIPFEAIGYLITGNKKAALSYSLLGILRFWRLRRVKQLFTRLEKDIRFNYFWIRCIKLLFVTLFLVHCAGCLYYLLADRYPHKGETWLGSVNPNFTETSLWIRYISAMYWSITTMTTVGYGDLHAVNTVEMIFIIFYMLFNLGLTAYLIGNMTNLVVEGTRRTMEFRNSIEAASNFVGRNRLPPRLKKQILAYMCLRFKAESLNQHQLIEQLPKSICKSICQHLFLHTVEKVYLFKDVSKEIIVLLVAKMKAEYIPPREDVIMQNEAPDDVYIIVSGEVEMIDYEMEKEIAVGTLQTGDMFGEVGALCCRPQIYTYRTKTLSQLLRLKTSALIEAMQSKQEDNVSILKNFLQQHKKLKDLNIGDLIAESGEEDGDPNMSVNLLTVASTGNAAFLDELLKARLDPDIGDSKGRTPLHIAASKGHEECVLVLLKHASNVHLRDMNGNTALWEAISSKHHSIFRILYHCTAISDPYTAGDLLCTAEKRNDMSVMEELVKYGLNVDSKDRHGRTAIEIAMAENNVEMVNFLVMNGSDVVGANKCEFSSTNLNDMLQKREIGHRITVHDDNSTQNEVLLKKLEIIDFEAKEGKSKGGNCQRVSIYRGHPLVRKQACCMEAGRLIKLPNSLEELKKIAGEKFGFDAMNAMVTDEAGAEIDSIEVIRDNDKIFIAEVANCL